The Geomonas agri genome contains the following window.
AATCACCACTGCAAATCCCCCCTGTCCCCCTTTCACAAGGGGGGGACGTGAGGGCACATGCAGCACTGATGGCCAACAAGCCTGGAGTCCACCGGCATCATCTGAAGAGCACTCGGAACCAGCTTACGCATCCCACGAAGCTTTGCAGACGACCCAGGGTTCCCCCCTTTTGCGAAGGGGGGACAGGGGGGATTTTGCCGTCGGTGTCAGCACGAATAACCCACTCTTACTAAAATTGGACGAAGTTCATTTTGTTGGTAGTATTACCGCTGTTGTCAAAACCAGCGGACGGAGGAGACGGTATGGGACATAAAGATTGCTGCGAAGGGGGGGGCATGGTGAAACTGGTAGTGGGCGGCCTGATCGGAGCGGGTCTTGCGCTTTTGCTGGCTCCCCAGGCCGGGAAAAAGACGCGGAAGTACTTGACGTCGCTGGCCGAGGAAATGAGCGGCAAGGCCAACGAGGCCGTGACCGACTTCGCTGAGACCGTTTCCGATTTCGTGGACCGCGCCAGCGATCGCGCCTCCGATTTCCTCAAGGAAAAGGAAGGTCTCACCAAAGAGTCTAAGAAGATGCTCTTGGCCGCGCTGGAGAAGGCCCAGGAGAAACTGGAAGAACAAAGGAAGAGGCTTGCCGACAGCATCTAGCGCTCGACGCTTTCACAATCCAAACTGGAGGTATTACCATGGCAAAAGAACCCTGGGTTGACCAAGACGTCTGCATCAGCTGCGGTCTTTGCACCGACAACGTGCCGGAAGTGTTCCGGTTTGCCGATAACGGCAAGGCGGAAGCCTATGACCCCGCCGGCGCCTCCGAAGACGAGATCCAACGGAACGCCATCGACGTCTGCCCGGTGAGCTGTATTCACTGGCGCTGAGATCCCTGCCACCGCCGCAAAAAAGGCCGCGCCCCTTCCGGGCGCGGCCTTTTTGTTTTTAGTTCCCTCTCCCTCCGGGAGAGGGTGCCCGGAGGGCGGGTGAGGGTGCCGCCGGCTGGCGTCATCGTGCCAGTGGCAATGCCCTCACCCCAGCCCTCTCCCGGGGGGAGAGGGGGCTTTAGCTGCGGCCATGCGTCCGGCCGCGGCGGACGCCCCATGATCACCACCAGCGGGCCGTTCTTCACCTTGTGAAAGCCCCCCGGATCCGTGCGCGGATCTATCGCCCACTGGTACAGCGCCTTGGCGTCCTCCAGGAAGGGCTTGGTCAACTCGTGGTAGTGCTTCTTGTTCACCTTGCGGTCGTACTTCCGGTAGTAATCGTACTGCATCTCCTCGTCGTAAAGGCCAATGCAGCCGTGCGAGGCGGGATAGCCGGGGAGGTCCCGGCCGTGGATCCAGTAGGATGGCTCCTCGTCCTTGCTCTTGTCCACCCAGAACCTGAGCGCGTAGTGCATTGGGTAGGGACGGCCGATCTCCTCTACCCGGTATTCGTTGGACTGGTGACTGCGGTCGGCGGCGTCGACCCGGAAGGTGCCGTTGGGGACCATCATCCCCTGCACCCCCAGCGCGATGGGGGAGGAAAAGAGCAGCTTGCCGTACTGGTAGGCTCCGAGGAACATCTCGGTCTGGTCTACCAGAATCAGTTTTGGCTCCCGCGCCCCCGGCGCGTAGGTGAGCGGCATGGGGTTGAAATTCTTCACCTGGGCCAGGTTCCTGGGGACCTTGATGGAACGTCCCCCCACGAAATGGCGCCGGTCCATCCGGTTGAAGCGCAGCACGTCGTGCCAGTAGGCGCCGAAGAGCCTCTGCGGCGTGTCGCTCCAGGTAAGCTTGCGGCAACTCCACTGGATGCGCGAGTCGCTCGGATAGCTGATCTCGCACAACGACTTTTGTTTCGCTGGGGCGGCGGCCGGGTTCACCAGCAACAGCGCTGCAATGAGGACCACTATCGTGCCGAGCCTTTCCATATTGCTCCTCGCCTCGCTCCTAATCAGCATCCTCTCTGCAGTTTTTCAATGAGATATTAAAATAGATTAACATCCAAAAAATGGTGTCAATGAAAGCAGCGACCTGTCTTGGTCCCGGAACCCTTCGATGTGAAAAGGTACTTTTTTTTCCCGGTGCGGCCGCTATACTCTTTTGATTGAAATTTTCTAATTTATGTATCGATCCCCGGTGGGACTCGCGTGTTCTTAATGGGAGAGGTGGCACGATGGGAATGGGTAGGGTAGCGGATGTGGCATGGTCCGTCCTGGTTCTTATCGGCTTGATTGCCGTGGTGACCTGCGCCGGCGCGCACGAGGCACGAGGGGCCGACGCCGCTTCCTCGATGCAGGCCTACTGTAGCGTTCCGCCGCTGCCCGGCTTCGGGGTCAAGCCCAACCTGCTCCTGTTGCTGGATAACTCCGCCAGCATGTACGATCTCGCCTATACCGATCCCAATGTCTTCTGTTTTGACGATGGCTTCGACCCGTCGCCGGAAGGGAACTATCCCGGCTACTTCGATCAAGGCACGCTCTATCGTTACTCCGTAGAGCCCTTGGGCTCCGGCAAGTTTGTGCCCGCCACGGTCAGCATTGGGGCGAGTAGCTGCAACCAGGCCAGATCATCCCATTTCTGCG
Protein-coding sequences here:
- a CDS encoding ferredoxin, producing MAKEPWVDQDVCISCGLCTDNVPEVFRFADNGKAEAYDPAGASEDEIQRNAIDVCPVSCIHWR
- a CDS encoding L,D-transpeptidase is translated as MERLGTIVVLIAALLLVNPAAAPAKQKSLCEISYPSDSRIQWSCRKLTWSDTPQRLFGAYWHDVLRFNRMDRRHFVGGRSIKVPRNLAQVKNFNPMPLTYAPGAREPKLILVDQTEMFLGAYQYGKLLFSSPIALGVQGMMVPNGTFRVDAADRSHQSNEYRVEEIGRPYPMHYALRFWVDKSKDEEPSYWIHGRDLPGYPASHGCIGLYDEEMQYDYYRKYDRKVNKKHYHELTKPFLEDAKALYQWAIDPRTDPGGFHKVKNGPLVVIMGRPPRPDAWPQLKPPLPPGEGWGEGIATGTMTPAGGTLTRPPGTLSRRERELKTKRPRPEGARPFLRRWQGSQRQ
- a CDS encoding YtxH domain-containing protein; amino-acid sequence: MGHKDCCEGGGMVKLVVGGLIGAGLALLLAPQAGKKTRKYLTSLAEEMSGKANEAVTDFAETVSDFVDRASDRASDFLKEKEGLTKESKKMLLAALEKAQEKLEEQRKRLADSI